A genome region from Brassica oleracea var. oleracea cultivar TO1000 chromosome C2, BOL, whole genome shotgun sequence includes the following:
- the LOC106320089 gene encoding probable receptor-like protein kinase At1g67000 isoform X1: MYYFSIYPLVLFFLFSIFHHLPCASSKLELCETLFECGNITAGFPFWGGTRHRNCGHPLLELLCNKNSSTSIIISDQEYSVFHLNQTSNTIKLTRPDFLGSFCSSVFTNTTLPPQIFELLPTYKNITVFYRCDPFLPYLSSHTCPKIGLISLSENHNGTCRNGFTVNVPTSFIATEKRLNMTNLESVLRKGFEVKLKIDRKACQQCLSTHGSCGFNHTLPLGNKCNPLHPQTKSKDACGNNQTSSRFVCYHNHTSGSGPRMADGLSSGSVVDSGDHVVTSTAVAIGCAAGVICLAAFITVCLHCQQISHDPGQQNLRTVPQPNIEPYNPLKKYSYAQVTRITKSFAEVVGKGGFGTVYRGTLCDGRIVAVKVLKDSKGNGEDFLTEVATISQTSHVNIVTLLGFCSEGSKRAIIYEFLGSGSLDKFISSKTTVDMDWPTLYGIALGVARGLEYLHHGCRTRIVHFDIKPQNILLDDNLCPKVADFGLAKLCERKESILSLLDTRGTIGYIAPELFSRMYGRVSHKSDVYSYGMLVLEMIGARNKERAAQNSASDASSIYFPEWIYKDIEKGNTGRLNMDGIVCKEEEMVRKMTLVGLWCIQSSPIDRPPMNRVVEMMEGSVDALKVAPRPGLQIQVAPLQESSTLSENISVYTEYDP, from the exons ATGTACTATTTCTCCATTTATCCTCTGGTCCTTTTCTTTCTCTTCTCCATATTCCACCATCTTCCTTGTGCTTCAAGTAAACTTGAATTATGTGAGACTTTGTTTGAATGTGGTAACATCACCGCCGGTTTCCCATTTTGGGGAGGGACACGTCACAGAAATTGCGGCCATCCGTTGCTGGAGCTTCTCTGCAATAAAAACAGCAGTACCTCTATTATCATCTCAGACCAAGAGTACTCAGTTTTCCATCTAAATCAAACATCTAACACTATTAAACTTACCAGACCAGACTTTCTAGGCTCTTTTTGCTCCTCTGTGTTCACCAACACAACCTTGCCTCCCCAAATTTTTGAGCTTTTGCCAACCTACAAGAATATCACTGTATTCTACCGTTGTGACCCTTTTCTTCCTTACCTTTCAAGTCATACATGTCCCAAGATAGGTCTTATCTCATTGTCTGAAAATCATAACGGTACATGCCGTAATGGTTTCACGGTGAACGTTCCGACGAGTTTTATTGCAACAGAGAAAAGGTTGAATATGACCAATTTAGAAAGTGTTTTAAGAAAAGGGTTTGAGGTGAAGTTGAAGATTGATAGAAAAGCATGTCAACAATGTTTATCCACTCATGGAAGCTGTGGATTTAACCATACGTTGCCATTAGGAAATAAATGCAATCCACTCCATCCGCAAACTA AGTCAAAGGATGCTTGTGGAAATAATCAGACCTCGAGTAGATTTGTCTGTTATCATAACCATACCTCTGGTTCTGGACCAAGGATGGCTGATG GCTTGTCCTCTGGATCGGTAGTAGATTCTGGAGACCATG TCGTGACGTCTACTGCAGTGGCAATAG GTTGCGCAGCAGGTGTTATATGTCTGGCGGCATTCATAACGGTGTGTCTCCATTGCCAACAAATATCACATGATCCGGGTCAACAAAACCTCAGGACTGTTCCACAACCAAATATCGAACCATATAATCCACTGAAGAAGTATAGTTATGCACAAGTGACACGAATCACAAAGTCATTTGCAGAAGTGGTTGGGAAGGGCGGATTTGGCACTGTTTATAGAGGAACTCTTTGTGATGGCCGTATCGTTGCAGTGAAGGTATTGAAAGACTCAAAAGGCAATGGTGAAGACTTCCTCACTGAAGTTGCAACCATTAGCCAAACTTCTCATGTTAACATTGTTACACTGCTAGGGTTTTGCTCTGAAGGTTCCAAGAGAGCAATTATTTATGAATTTTTGGGAAGTGGGTCTCTTGATAAGTTTATCTCAAGCAAGACCACGGTGGATATGGATTGGCCCACACTTTATGGGATCGCTCTAGGCGTTGCCCGTGGTTTGGAGTACTTGCACCATGGTTGCAGAACAAGGATTGTACATTTCGACATTAAACCACAAAATATACTCTTAGATGATAATCTTTGTCCCAAAGTTGCAGACTTTGGTCTTGCTAAGCTATGCGAGAGGAAAGAAAGCATCTTGTCACTACTAGACACAAGAGGAACGATAGGATACATTGCACCTGAATTGTTTTCAAGAATGTATGGTAGAGTTTCCCATAAGTCAGATGTGTATAGCTACGGAATGTTGGTACTTGAGATGATAGGAGCAAGGAACAAAGAAAGAGCTGCTCAAAACTCTGCATCTGATGCGAGCTCAATATATTTTCCTGAATGGATATATAAGGATATTGAGAAGGGAAACACTGGAAGGCTTAACATGGATGGAATCGTCTGCAAAGAAGAGGAGATGGTTAGAAAAATGACATTGGTGGGTTTGTGGTGTATTCAGTCTTCCCCAATAGATCGTCCACCGATGAACAGAGTTGTGGAAATGATGGAAGGGAGTGTGGATGCTCTTAAAGTGGCTCCCAGGCCTGGTTTGCAAATTCAAGTAGCGCCTCTTCAAGAATCTTCTACCCTCTCAGAGAACATTTCGGTTTATACAGAGTATGATCCATAA
- the LOC106320102 gene encoding probable receptor-like protein kinase At1g67000, whose protein sequence is MSPPLLITFVVFSVASFRSCFSADQQYEMCLSPLRCGSEPSVLFPNITYPFWGSSIGKPSFCGQKEFELSCKDNQNLSLEIENFTFRVVAVKLENKTITVADESLFDGGCPQIFNFTGAMQFTFNHNTEAVDLFNCSSNNPVTTSSKISCQLSSKSPITYHVFGSTNPPQSCTMVGAIPMLASAKNVLHQSNDSDQALKMALEKGFELRYTIDDKTCRDCANSGGICSSEAGSGTFRCLCADGPHKSSCQDVQGPNYKVKIGIGTGAAVLGLVFAYVGWFYYNQRMKTSDDPRQQNLKALIPLKHYSYAQVKRITKSFTQVVGKGGFGTVYRGTLCDGRSVAVKILKDSKSNGEDFINEVASMSKTSHVNIVDLLGFCSEGSKRAIVYEYLENGSLDKFISNKTPVDIDWMTLYRIALGVARGLEYLHHGCKTRIVHFDIKPHNVLLDDNLCPKLSDFGLAKLCEKKESILSLLDTRGTIGYIAPELFSRMYGRVSHKSDVYSYGMLVLEMMGARNKERAGQNSESNASSMYFPEWIYKDLEKGDSGKHNRNVITSEEEEIAKKMTLVGLWCIQPSPSDRPLMNRVVEMMEGSVDSLEVPHRPVFQIPAAPFQETSTLSEDISSYKDVCSMDVA, encoded by the exons ATGTCTCCTCCGCTCCTCATCACCTTCGTTGTCTTCTCCGTAGCTAGCTTCCGGTCGTGCTTCTCTGCTGATCAACAGTATGAGATGTGCCTATCACCTCTGAGATGCGGATCTGAACCGTCGGTGTTGTTCCCGAACATCACTTACCCATTTTGGGGTAGTAGCATCGGCAAACCCAGTTTCTGCGGCCAAAAAGAGTTCGAGCTTTCCTGCAAGGATAATCAAAATTTAAGCCTAGAGATCGAGAACTTCACTTTTCGTGTTGTTGCTGTGAAGCTGGAAAACAAGACAATCACCGTTGCCGATGAGAGTTTGTTCGACGGTGGTTGCCCACAGATTTTCAACTTCACTGGGGCTATGCAGTTCACATTTAACCATAACACAGAGGCAGTCGATCTATTCAATTGTTCCAGTAATAACCCAGTAACAACTTCGTCAAAGATTTCTTGCCAACTAAGCAGTAAAAGTCCAATAACATATCATGTCTTTGGATCAACTAATCCTCCTCAAAGTTGTACCATGGTTGGAGCAATTCCGATGCTTGCGTCTGCTAAGAACGTTCTTCACCAGTCGAATGACTCAGATCAAGCATTGAAGATGGCTTTGGAAAAAGGGTTCGAATTGAGGTACACTATAGACGATAAGACTTGCCGAGACTGTGCCAATTCCGGTGGGATTTGTAGTTCGGAGGCGGGATCGGGAACTTTCCGGTGTCTATGTGCAGATGGACCTCACAAGTCCTCGTGTCAGGATGTCCAAG GCCCCAATTATAAAGTAAAAATAG GAATCGGGACAGGTGCTGCAGTTTTGGGGTTGGTTTTTGCATACGTAGGCTGGTTCTACTACAACCAGCGCATGAAGACGTCGGATGATCCAAGACAACAAAATCTAAAGGCCCTTATTCCACTAAAACACTATAGCTATGCGCAAGTAAAGAGAATTACAAAGTCATTTACCCAAGTGGTTGGAAAAGGCGGTTTTGGCACTGTTTATAGAGGAACCCTTTGTGACGGTCGCAGTGTTGCAGTGAAAATCTTGAAAGACTCAAAGAGTAATGGAGAAGACTTCATCAATGAAGTTGCGAGCATGAGCAAAACTTCTCATGTTAACATTGTTGATTTGCTTGGATTCTGTTCTGAAGGCTCTAAGAGAGCAATTGTTTATGAATATCTAGAAAATGGATCTCTTGATAAATTCATCTCAAACAAGACCCCCGTGGATATTGATTGGATGACACTTTACAGGATCGCACTAGGAGTTGCTCGTGGCCTGGAGTATTTGCATCACGGCTGCAAAACAAGGATTGTACATTTCGACATAAAACCACATAATGTACTCTTAGATGACAATCTTTGCCCCAAACTTTCAGACTTTGGCCTTGCTAAGCTTTGTGAGAAGAAAGAGAGCATCTTGTCATTGCTGGACACAAGGGGCACAATAGGGTACATTGCTCCTGAATTATTTTCAAGAATGTACGGTAGAGTTTCACACAAGTCAGATGTTTATAGCTATGGAATGTTGGTCCTTGAGATGATGGGAGCTAGGAACAAAGAACGAGCTGGTCAAAATTCTGAATCAAATGCAAGTTCAATGTACTTTCCTGAATGGATATATAAGGATCTTGAAAAGGGAGACAGTGGAAAGCATAACAGGAATGTAATTACCAGCGAAGAAGAGGAGATAGCAAAGAAGATGACATTGGTGGGTTTGTGGTGTATTCAACCTTCCCCATCAGATCGCCCGCTGATGAACAGAGTGGTAGAAATGATGGAAGGAAGTGTGGATTCTCTTGAAGTCCCTCACAGACCTGTTTTCCAAATTCCCGCAGCACCATTTCAAGAAACTTCTACGCTGTCAGAGGATATATCGAGTTACAAAGATGTATGTTCCATGGATGTCGCATAA
- the LOC106320089 gene encoding probable receptor-like protein kinase At1g67000 isoform X2, with translation MYYFSIYPLVLFFLFSIFHHLPCASSKLELCETLFECGNITAGFPFWGGTRHRNCGHPLLELLCNKNSSTSIIISDQEYSVFHLNQTSNTIKLTRPDFLGSFCSSVFTNTTLPPQIFELLPTYKNITVFYRCDPFLPYLSSHTCPKIGLISLSENHNGTCRNGFTVNVPTSFIATEKRLNMTNLESVLRKGFEVKLKIDRKACQQCLSTHGSCGFNHTLPLGNKCNPLHPQTKSKDACGNNQTSSRFVCYHNHTSGSGPRMADGLSSGSVVDSGDHGCAAGVICLAAFITVCLHCQQISHDPGQQNLRTVPQPNIEPYNPLKKYSYAQVTRITKSFAEVVGKGGFGTVYRGTLCDGRIVAVKVLKDSKGNGEDFLTEVATISQTSHVNIVTLLGFCSEGSKRAIIYEFLGSGSLDKFISSKTTVDMDWPTLYGIALGVARGLEYLHHGCRTRIVHFDIKPQNILLDDNLCPKVADFGLAKLCERKESILSLLDTRGTIGYIAPELFSRMYGRVSHKSDVYSYGMLVLEMIGARNKERAAQNSASDASSIYFPEWIYKDIEKGNTGRLNMDGIVCKEEEMVRKMTLVGLWCIQSSPIDRPPMNRVVEMMEGSVDALKVAPRPGLQIQVAPLQESSTLSENISVYTEYDP, from the exons ATGTACTATTTCTCCATTTATCCTCTGGTCCTTTTCTTTCTCTTCTCCATATTCCACCATCTTCCTTGTGCTTCAAGTAAACTTGAATTATGTGAGACTTTGTTTGAATGTGGTAACATCACCGCCGGTTTCCCATTTTGGGGAGGGACACGTCACAGAAATTGCGGCCATCCGTTGCTGGAGCTTCTCTGCAATAAAAACAGCAGTACCTCTATTATCATCTCAGACCAAGAGTACTCAGTTTTCCATCTAAATCAAACATCTAACACTATTAAACTTACCAGACCAGACTTTCTAGGCTCTTTTTGCTCCTCTGTGTTCACCAACACAACCTTGCCTCCCCAAATTTTTGAGCTTTTGCCAACCTACAAGAATATCACTGTATTCTACCGTTGTGACCCTTTTCTTCCTTACCTTTCAAGTCATACATGTCCCAAGATAGGTCTTATCTCATTGTCTGAAAATCATAACGGTACATGCCGTAATGGTTTCACGGTGAACGTTCCGACGAGTTTTATTGCAACAGAGAAAAGGTTGAATATGACCAATTTAGAAAGTGTTTTAAGAAAAGGGTTTGAGGTGAAGTTGAAGATTGATAGAAAAGCATGTCAACAATGTTTATCCACTCATGGAAGCTGTGGATTTAACCATACGTTGCCATTAGGAAATAAATGCAATCCACTCCATCCGCAAACTA AGTCAAAGGATGCTTGTGGAAATAATCAGACCTCGAGTAGATTTGTCTGTTATCATAACCATACCTCTGGTTCTGGACCAAGGATGGCTGATG GCTTGTCCTCTGGATCGGTAGTAGATTCTGGAGACCATG GTTGCGCAGCAGGTGTTATATGTCTGGCGGCATTCATAACGGTGTGTCTCCATTGCCAACAAATATCACATGATCCGGGTCAACAAAACCTCAGGACTGTTCCACAACCAAATATCGAACCATATAATCCACTGAAGAAGTATAGTTATGCACAAGTGACACGAATCACAAAGTCATTTGCAGAAGTGGTTGGGAAGGGCGGATTTGGCACTGTTTATAGAGGAACTCTTTGTGATGGCCGTATCGTTGCAGTGAAGGTATTGAAAGACTCAAAAGGCAATGGTGAAGACTTCCTCACTGAAGTTGCAACCATTAGCCAAACTTCTCATGTTAACATTGTTACACTGCTAGGGTTTTGCTCTGAAGGTTCCAAGAGAGCAATTATTTATGAATTTTTGGGAAGTGGGTCTCTTGATAAGTTTATCTCAAGCAAGACCACGGTGGATATGGATTGGCCCACACTTTATGGGATCGCTCTAGGCGTTGCCCGTGGTTTGGAGTACTTGCACCATGGTTGCAGAACAAGGATTGTACATTTCGACATTAAACCACAAAATATACTCTTAGATGATAATCTTTGTCCCAAAGTTGCAGACTTTGGTCTTGCTAAGCTATGCGAGAGGAAAGAAAGCATCTTGTCACTACTAGACACAAGAGGAACGATAGGATACATTGCACCTGAATTGTTTTCAAGAATGTATGGTAGAGTTTCCCATAAGTCAGATGTGTATAGCTACGGAATGTTGGTACTTGAGATGATAGGAGCAAGGAACAAAGAAAGAGCTGCTCAAAACTCTGCATCTGATGCGAGCTCAATATATTTTCCTGAATGGATATATAAGGATATTGAGAAGGGAAACACTGGAAGGCTTAACATGGATGGAATCGTCTGCAAAGAAGAGGAGATGGTTAGAAAAATGACATTGGTGGGTTTGTGGTGTATTCAGTCTTCCCCAATAGATCGTCCACCGATGAACAGAGTTGTGGAAATGATGGAAGGGAGTGTGGATGCTCTTAAAGTGGCTCCCAGGCCTGGTTTGCAAATTCAAGTAGCGCCTCTTCAAGAATCTTCTACCCTCTCAGAGAACATTTCGGTTTATACAGAGTATGATCCATAA